CAGGGGCAGCGTGGCATGTGTGTTGGTATTTTTGTTGGTATATAGCAATTTTCATATCGGAATAATTAAGTATTGGCGCTGCTTTCAGGCTGTTTTGTGATTGACGCCGACCCAACACTTTAAAAATCAATCACTTATCGGTTTGGTTTTTCTAAAAACTGGCAAAAAACTGGCTATTTTGAGTACCTCATGCCAGCTTTTTTGCCAGCTTTTTTTGTCTGCGTCCTGCCCCGAAAACGCTTTGACAGCCTTCTGTCCATCGCCGTTATCACCGTTCGGTATCCACCGCCCGTACACCCTAGCAATCATCGTCCATGATGCATGCCCCATCTGGTTGGCCACCCATACCGGTGACTCTCCGGCCGAGAGCATCATGGAGGCAAAGGTGTGGCGGGTCTGGTATGGGCGGCGATAACGCACACCGGCCCGTCTGAGCGCTGGCGTCCACAAGGTCTTGCGGATGGCCTGGTCTCCAGTCCAGGGCTCTCCCGTTCGCGGATCAATCCACACCCGGCCATGCTCGCTGAAAAACGTGACTGCCTTCTGGGCCATCAGGGCTTCCAGTGCAGGCTGCAGCAGTGTCACGAAACGGCGAGAGGCGCGTGTTTTCGGGGTTTCGGCTTTGGTTGCGCGCTGCGTCAGTGCCTTGCTGATCGAAACCTTGCCCCCAACCCAGTCGATGTCTTTCCACTCGAGCGCGACAAGCTCGGAAGTACGTAACCCGCTCCAAAACGCAAACCGGATCATGTTGCATCCGGCTTCTGGCAGAGCCTCCAGAATGGCGGTCTGCTCGTCAGGGGTAAACGGATCGATATCATCTTCCTTGACCTCTTCCCGACGACGGTAGGTCCAGCCTGACAGGGGATTGGTGTCGATCAGCTCATCATCCATGGCCGCAGTCAGTGAGGCCCGGAATACCGACAGGATGTTGGCAATGCGCTTGTTGCTGCATGTCAGCCCATCGCACCAGGCCCGGATGTCTGACCGCTTGATGTCACCGATCTGGTGATTGCCGAATACCGGCGACAGTTGTCGCCAGGCGATGGTCTTGTAGTCGTGCAGGGTGCTGGATTTCAGGTATCGCTCGCAGCGCTTCAGCCATTCAGACATCCATGCATCCAGCGTCTTGCCATACTTGGCGACTGGAGTCCGCTTGGCCAGAACGGCCTTTTTGGAGTGGGGGAAGGTCACTGCGTAAACGAACGTACCGTTTTCGATCGCAGCCAGAATGGCGGCTCGGTGCTGGGCCGCACGCTTCAGATTAGCGGGGGTGGGCTTGAGCTTGATCCGTTCCCGGCACCGCTCGCCGGCGAATGTGAATGCAATTTCAATGCTGGACTCTGATACCGGTCTGATCCCCGTGTAGTCAACGATTGCCGACCTGCCCATACGTCATATGCCTCCAAGTCGATTAGAACCCGCCCGTCTGGTGCAGGTATGCAGATCAAACCATCACGCCAGTCATGGTCACCATCACCAGAACGAGCCCGTTTCCGTTTTGACCAGACAGCTGCCTAGGTGTAGCCCGTCAGGCTGCAGAATCTGGCCACGGTCACGAACCTGACCATCCTTCGTTTCATGTCCGTACTCCCTGTGAAATCCTTTTCCTGCCCGGCCTGCCGGCCGTGAGCTTCACGTCCCGCACGATCTGGTGGGCCGGTACCGCCTGCTACGGACCATCCTGACCCTTGCCGCGGCTGCTCCTGAGCAGCTTTTTCGGGACCGTACAGTTATTGACACCAGTCCAAGCGCGGCTGTCCGCCGCGTCCGGACG
The DNA window shown above is from Laribacter hongkongensis DSM 14985 and carries:
- a CDS encoding Arm DNA-binding domain-containing protein, encoding MGRSAIVDYTGIRPVSESSIEIAFTFAGERCRERIKLKPTPANLKRAAQHRAAILAAIENGTFVYAVTFPHSKKAVLAKRTPVAKYGKTLDAWMSEWLKRCERYLKSSTLHDYKTIAWRQLSPVFGNHQIGDIKRSDIRAWCDGLTCSNKRIANILSVFRASLTAAMDDELIDTNPLSGWTYRRREEVKEDDIDPFTPDEQTAILEALPEAGCNMIRFAFWSGLRTSELVALEWKDIDWVGGKVSISKALTQRATKAETPKTRASRRFVTLLQPALEALMAQKAVTFFSEHGRVWIDPRTGEPWTGDQAIRKTLWTPALRRAGVRYRRPYQTRHTFASMMLSAGESPVWVANQMGHASWTMIARVYGRWIPNGDNGDGQKAVKAFSGQDADKKSWQKSWHEVLKIASFLPVFRKTKPISD